A genomic window from Cyprinus carpio isolate SPL01 chromosome B9, ASM1834038v1, whole genome shotgun sequence includes:
- the LOC109058696 gene encoding cyclin-T2-like isoform X2, which translates to MAACRGSSSKWFFTREQLENTPSRRCGMEPDRELSYRQQAANLIQDMGQRLNVSQLTINTAIVYMHRFYMYHSFTKFHRNTTSPTTLFLAAKVEEQPRKLEHVIKVAHACLNPQEPPLDTKSNAYLQQAQELVILETIVLQTLGFEITIEHPHTDVVKCSQLVRASKDLAQTSYFMATNSLHLTTFCLQYKPTVIACVCIHLACKWSNWEIPVSTDGKHWWEYVDSSVTLELLDELTHEFLQILEKTPSRLQRIRNWRATQAAKKPKSDGQASDSGSLAGPSLTQDMALMDALPGVSTNTAFSKASASFPVTLPSNSSSSLSLDSIANMQGTSYTYTAPSDWPQDQVRSDQYSVKQLPPHSSMHPHRPDKSAEFNPAKHEHKASGGVKHQATAYPPPAAPTQKMSLDKYREKHAAELAVLKRRQEETEVYGAQTDHRKHLPQLSHGQQGAGATTASPLKMKLPVPGQDKLQEKREKGSSLKLRLPVPSQSEKGGSSKEELKMKIKVSSERHSSSDEGAAKSKHSSPLVSKEKHRDHSAHRHHHKHGHSHTHTHSGNGRSSLEAPASGSALRSPVVSGGDDTSSASSSSRKRVNPEASHNHHSKKSKSSKGGAGGLRTSQHPSETGQETSGEPWP; encoded by the exons ATGGCGGCGTGCCGGGGATCATCGTCCAAATGGTTTTTCACCCGGGAACAGCTCGAAAACACCCCGTCCCGCCGCTGCGGAATGGAGCCAGACAGAGAGCTGTCGTATCGACAGCAAGCCGCGAATCTTATTCAGGATATGGGCCAGAGACTGAATGT TTCTCAACTCACAATAAATACTGCCATTGTTTACATGCACAGATTTTATATGTACCACTCTTTCACCAAATTCCACAGAAAT ACCACCTCCCCAACGACATTATTTCTGGCTGCAAAAGTTGAAGAACAACCACGGAAACTTGAACATGTCATTAAAGTAGCGCATGCGTGTTTAAACCCCCAGGAGCCTCCACTGGATACCAAGAGTAAT GCATACCTCCAGCAAGCTCAAGAGCTGGTGATACTTGAAACCATAGTGCTGCAGACTTTAG GCTTTGAAATAACAATTGAACATCCACACACTGATGTAGTGAAATGTTCCCAGCTAGTGCGAG CAAGCAAGGATCTGGCACAGACTTCCTATTTCATGGCTACCAACAG TCTGCACCTCACCACCTTCTGCTTGCAGTACAAGCCCACAGTCATCGCCTGCGTCTGCATTCACCTGGCCTGCAAGTGGTCCAACTGGGAGATCCCTGTTTCCACAGATGGAAAGCACTGGTGGGAGTATGTGGACAGCTCAGTTACACTTGAACTTCTTGATG AACTGACCCACGAGTTTCTGCAAATATTAGAGAAGACACCCAGCAGGTTACAGAGGATTCGTAACTGGAGG GCTACACAAGCTGCTAAGAAGCCCAAATCAGATGGTCAGGCCTCAGACAGCGGCTCTTTAGCGGGACCTTCATTAACCCAGGACATGGCCTTGATGGATGCCCTTCCCGGGGTTTCTACAAATACAGCATTCTCCAAAGCCTCCGCGTCTTTCCCAGTGACCCTGCCAAGCAACTCAAGCAGCAGTCTTTCTCTTGATTCCATTGCCAACATGCAGGGAACCTCATACACTTACACCGCCCCCAGTGACTGGCCTCAGGACCAAGTGCGCTCAGACCAGTATTCTGTCAAACAGCTTCCCCCACACAGTTCTATGCATCCACACCGGCCTGACAAAAGCGCAGAGTTCAACCCTGCCAAACACGAACACAAGGCCAGCGGTGGGGTGAAGCACCAGGCCACGGCCTATCCTCCACCTGCAGCACCCACACAGAAAATGTCTCTGGACAAGTACAGGGAGAAACATGCTGCTGAGCTGGCTGTGCTGAAACGCAGACAAGAGGAGACGGAGGTCTATGGTGCTCAGACAGATCACCGCAAGCACCTGCCCCAACTGTCTCATGGGCAGCAGGGAGCAGGAGCCACCACTGCCTCGCCCCTGAAGATGAAGCTGCCTGTCCCTGGGCAGGACAAGCTCCAGGAGAAACGAGAGAAAGGGAGCTCTTTAAAACTGCGTCTTCCGGTCCCCTCCCAGAGCGAGAAGGGGGGATCAAGTAAGGAggagctaaaaatgaaaataaaggtcTCCTCTGAGCGGCACAGCTCCTCAGACGAGGGTGCTGCAAAGAGCAAACATTCCAGCCCGCTTGTGAGCAAGGAGAAACACAGAGACCACTCAGCCCATCGTCACCATCACAAACACggccactctcacacacacacgcatagtGGCAATGGCAGGAGCAGCCTTGAGGCACCCGCATCTGGTTCGGCCCTTCGGAGCCCAGTAGTTTCTGGCGGCGATGACACAAGCTCAGCTTCCAGTTCCTCACGCAAGAGGGTGAACCCCGAAGCCAGCCACAATCACCACTCCAAAAAGAGCAAAAGCTCCAAAGGCGGTGCAG GTGGGCTACGGACATCTCAGCACCCTAGTGAAACTGGACAGGAAACCAGTGGAGAGCCATGGCCCTGA
- the LOC109058696 gene encoding cyclin-T2-like isoform X1: MAACRGSSSKWFFTREQLENTPSRRCGMEPDRELSYRQQAANLIQDMGQRLNVSQLTINTAIVYMHRFYMYHSFTKFHRNTTSPTTLFLAAKVEEQPRKLEHVIKVAHACLNPQEPPLDTKSNAYLQQAQELVILETIVLQTLGFEITIEHPHTDVVKCSQLVRASKDLAQTSYFMATNSLHLTTFCLQYKPTVIACVCIHLACKWSNWEIPVSTDGKHWWEYVDSSVTLELLDELTHEFLQILEKTPSRLQRIRNWRATQAAKKPKSDGQASDSGSLAGPSLTQDMALMDALPGVSTNTAFSKASASFPVTLPSNSSSSLSLDSIANMQGTSYTYTAPSDWPQDQVRSDQYSVKQLPPHSSMHPHRPDKSAEFNPAKHEHKASGGVKHQATAYPPPAAPTQKMSLDKYREKHAAELAVLKRRQEETEVYGAQTDHRKHLPQLSHGQQGAGATTASPLKMKLPVPGQDKLQEKREKGSSLKLRLPVPSQSEKGGSSKEELKMKIKVSSERHSSSDEGAAKSKHSSPLVSKEKHRDHSAHRHHHKHGHSHTHTHSGNGRSSLEAPASGSALRSPVVSGGDDTSSASSSSRKRVNPEASHNHHSKKSKSSKGGAGSSSHCSSVQQCVSSHSSVLNLPFPLPVTYQVGYGHLSTLVKLDRKPVESHGPEGTGLANGQHTDYKDTFDTLESLLSAQEMDS, from the exons ATGGCGGCGTGCCGGGGATCATCGTCCAAATGGTTTTTCACCCGGGAACAGCTCGAAAACACCCCGTCCCGCCGCTGCGGAATGGAGCCAGACAGAGAGCTGTCGTATCGACAGCAAGCCGCGAATCTTATTCAGGATATGGGCCAGAGACTGAATGT TTCTCAACTCACAATAAATACTGCCATTGTTTACATGCACAGATTTTATATGTACCACTCTTTCACCAAATTCCACAGAAAT ACCACCTCCCCAACGACATTATTTCTGGCTGCAAAAGTTGAAGAACAACCACGGAAACTTGAACATGTCATTAAAGTAGCGCATGCGTGTTTAAACCCCCAGGAGCCTCCACTGGATACCAAGAGTAAT GCATACCTCCAGCAAGCTCAAGAGCTGGTGATACTTGAAACCATAGTGCTGCAGACTTTAG GCTTTGAAATAACAATTGAACATCCACACACTGATGTAGTGAAATGTTCCCAGCTAGTGCGAG CAAGCAAGGATCTGGCACAGACTTCCTATTTCATGGCTACCAACAG TCTGCACCTCACCACCTTCTGCTTGCAGTACAAGCCCACAGTCATCGCCTGCGTCTGCATTCACCTGGCCTGCAAGTGGTCCAACTGGGAGATCCCTGTTTCCACAGATGGAAAGCACTGGTGGGAGTATGTGGACAGCTCAGTTACACTTGAACTTCTTGATG AACTGACCCACGAGTTTCTGCAAATATTAGAGAAGACACCCAGCAGGTTACAGAGGATTCGTAACTGGAGG GCTACACAAGCTGCTAAGAAGCCCAAATCAGATGGTCAGGCCTCAGACAGCGGCTCTTTAGCGGGACCTTCATTAACCCAGGACATGGCCTTGATGGATGCCCTTCCCGGGGTTTCTACAAATACAGCATTCTCCAAAGCCTCCGCGTCTTTCCCAGTGACCCTGCCAAGCAACTCAAGCAGCAGTCTTTCTCTTGATTCCATTGCCAACATGCAGGGAACCTCATACACTTACACCGCCCCCAGTGACTGGCCTCAGGACCAAGTGCGCTCAGACCAGTATTCTGTCAAACAGCTTCCCCCACACAGTTCTATGCATCCACACCGGCCTGACAAAAGCGCAGAGTTCAACCCTGCCAAACACGAACACAAGGCCAGCGGTGGGGTGAAGCACCAGGCCACGGCCTATCCTCCACCTGCAGCACCCACACAGAAAATGTCTCTGGACAAGTACAGGGAGAAACATGCTGCTGAGCTGGCTGTGCTGAAACGCAGACAAGAGGAGACGGAGGTCTATGGTGCTCAGACAGATCACCGCAAGCACCTGCCCCAACTGTCTCATGGGCAGCAGGGAGCAGGAGCCACCACTGCCTCGCCCCTGAAGATGAAGCTGCCTGTCCCTGGGCAGGACAAGCTCCAGGAGAAACGAGAGAAAGGGAGCTCTTTAAAACTGCGTCTTCCGGTCCCCTCCCAGAGCGAGAAGGGGGGATCAAGTAAGGAggagctaaaaatgaaaataaaggtcTCCTCTGAGCGGCACAGCTCCTCAGACGAGGGTGCTGCAAAGAGCAAACATTCCAGCCCGCTTGTGAGCAAGGAGAAACACAGAGACCACTCAGCCCATCGTCACCATCACAAACACggccactctcacacacacacgcatagtGGCAATGGCAGGAGCAGCCTTGAGGCACCCGCATCTGGTTCGGCCCTTCGGAGCCCAGTAGTTTCTGGCGGCGATGACACAAGCTCAGCTTCCAGTTCCTCACGCAAGAGGGTGAACCCCGAAGCCAGCCACAATCACCACTCCAAAAAGAGCAAAAGCTCCAAAGGCGGTGCAGGTAGTTCCTCTCATTGTTCCTCTGTTCAGCAGTGTGTGTCATCTCACAGCTCTGTTCTTAACCTTCCCTTCCCCCTCCCTGTCACATACCAGGTGGGCTACGGACATCTCAGCACCCTAGTGAAACTGGACAGGAAACCAGTGGAGAGCCATGGCCCTGAGGGCACCGGCCTAGCTAATGGCCAACACACAGACTACAAAGATACTTTTGACACGCTTGAGTCGCTGTTAAGTGCCCAAGAAATGGACTCTTAA
- the LOC109058676 gene encoding mitogen-activated protein kinase kinase kinase 19-like encodes MSKHERSRFVEQLLKDELEAVALGLEQGVYAWEELDLPHDSQGSTPLITACRTGLTRVMHFLLKRGADATLCNNSNQTALHVSQPALQGELLTAMIGEVPHQKQLSLAAWRGDLCCLQDLMAQADLLELNKQNRDGLTPLMLAVRDVDLFEGLETPWEYQPVEVVKELVCFPVDKKILDGRGHTALWYASQIKSTKKEELFHIMDSLMQTETIFTCLEASYWPMSPSVLPSCSPTRGCCTPDSDGMKKDSAEIIMAQNDHADIHQDNRICFEGWMEPKIDIRQDGRDERKRSSRTSSLPSLWNNRKDWGKIRSLHPSLSLTSSSIPVLPAAHVTQLSKSAPILMDPLLDASVLLQARTNIHNRLGGVHTGDDDGRQKTLPTLCSKSPKHLAPLDNIYRNGSTGSSLEHPLLLKQSSILPISSQSRRSLERISRPSSRRCRGTRAGSEESNSCSSSSQEEDETVPQDTHKIDVGLDKSLNLELGTYLDFEDFVSSVIHNTRKDITSDNKKGYTSIKSLTVMKVEDEIRCQSTKTTENSEEFLKKSPTMDCCSVSEEPQNIRQTQPIARGSCFIAGEKHLAAVDTDVAEHTPHEKNKPVKAIKRNDSKGKTSIQTNQSFNVLAHRKQSTVKTTRNRINSPIHSKLQLRESKPTILVIAGESNNKYLPREPCKKTAHEAPTARGVSEPFQHMKLSDDKKVSSNSQNQLHRDRRSAKASKKPVTGPVQRTRSAVDYVTYNDMFLKISQGDEGPAIYEMFATPVYENLRVDSSAERTRQVHTALQVKRQTNGKLKGQKTVEVNRRKQAQSERSSRAKHRQLKRRDNVTKGIKKNPLSSENKCHVLVTSTCGAVQQNISEMHIEGDGRELSSAERQRTSMLSVIEEVLSNTVSKTSLIKEIIHQEQTPIDAGAKSEPEISHETKLPSQPLINTWTSDGTVSPVYHSFLDEVGDGPLTDDLLRSLAEELISLERRDVETLKTEKEDSTEFKHNVPSRFSIFLNEGSSSGELHYTNGSCSDDAITWTKGEVLGKGAYGTVYCGLTSQGQLIAVKQVALDASTSEMAEKEYERLEREVDLLKTLHHTNIVGFLGTALCENAVSIFMEYVPGGSISNILSRFGPLPEKVFVLYTRQILEGVAYLHANRVIHRDLKGNNIMLMPNGVVKLIDFGCARRLSCLQTSTGSKSDLLKSVHGTPYWMAPEVISETGHGRKSDIWSIGCTVYEMATGKPPLAHMNKIAALFYIGAQKGLMPSLTDDFSTHAKGFVKACLTRDPKQRPSAEELLRHPFISHHSQACNRPMN; translated from the exons ATGAGTAAACATGAAAGAAGCAGATTTGTCGAGCAGCTGTTGAAGGACGAGCTTGAGGCTGTGGCTCTGGGACTGGAGCAGGGAGTCTACGCCTGGGAAGAGCTTGACCTGCCTCATGATTCACAGGGCTCCACTCCTCTCATCACTGCCTGCAGAACGGGTCTTACTAGG GTTATGCATTTCCTTCTGAAAAGAGGAGCCGATGCTACACTGTGTAACAATAGCAATCAGACAGCTCTTCATGTTAGTCAACCAGCACTCCAGGGGGAGCTTTTGACGGCTATGATCGGAGAAGTACCCCATCAGAAGCAGCTCTCACTAGCAGCCTGGAGGGGAGACCTCTGCTGTCTACAGGACCTGATG GCCCAGGCAGACTTGTTGGAGTTAAATAAACAGAACAGAGATGGACTGACCCCACTGATGCTGGCTGTAAGGGATGTGGATCTGTTTGAAGGACTTGAGACACCGTGGGAGTATCAACCTGTGGAAGTGGTGAAGGAACTTGTGTGTTTTCCAGT TGATAAGAAGATCCTTGATGGAAGAGGTCATACTGCTCTGTGGTACGCCTCTCAGATCAAGAGCACCAAGAAGGAAGAACTCTTCCATATAATGGATTCTTTAATGCAAACAG AAACAATATTCACGTGTCTGGAGGCATCTTATTGGCCAATGAGTCCTTCTGTACTCCCCAGCTGCTCTCCTACACGTGGCTGTTGCACACCAGATTCAGACGGGATGAAG AAAGATTCAGCTGAGATTATCATGGCACAAAACGATCATGCAGATATCCACCAAG ATAACAGGATTTGCTTTGAGGGTTGGATGGAGCCAAAGATAGACATCAGACAAGATGGCAGAGACGAGAGGAAGCGAAGCAG TCGGACATCATCCTTGCCTAGCCTATGGAACAACAGAAAAGACTGGGGCAAAATAAGGTCCTTGCATCCATCACTCAGTTTGACTTCTTCCTCAATACCTGTTCTTCCTGCTGCTCATGTCACTCAGCTCAGTAAGTCAGCACCAATTCTAATGGACCCTCTTCTTGATGCAAGTGTGCTGCTGCAAGCACGGACTAACATTCATAATA GACTTGGAGGTGTTCACACAGGGGATGATGATGGCAGACAAAAG ACACTACCTACTCTATGTTCAAAGTCACCTAAACATCTTGCTCCGCTGGACAATATATACAGGAATGGCTCTACAGGTTCAAGTCTTGAGCACCCACTGCTCTTAAAACAAAGTAGCATCTTGCCCATCTCATCACAATCCAGGAGAAGCCTGGAAAGGATCTCCAGGCCGTCTTCCAGAAGATGCAGAGGCACCAGAGCAGGCAGTGAAGAGAGCAACTCCTGCAGCAGTAGTAGCCAAGAAGAGGATGAGACAGTGCCTCAGGATACACACAAGATTGATGTGGGCTTAGATAAGTCACTGAATCTGGAACTGGGGACCTATTTGGATTTTGAGGACTTTGTCAGTTCAGTAATACACAATACCAGAAAAGATATAACTTCAGACAACAAGAAAGGCTATACATCTATCAAATCTTTGACTGTCATGAAAGTCGAGGATGAAATAAGATGCCAGTCtactaaaacaactgaaaactcagAGGAATTTCTGAAGAAGTCCCCAACTATGGACTGCTGCTCTGTCTCTGAAGAACCCCAAAACATTAGACAAACACAACCTATAGCCCGAGGATCCTGTTTTATTGCTGGTGAGAAGCACCTCGCCGCTGTGGATACTGACGTAGCAGAACACACTCCACATGAAAAGAACAAACCAGTTAAGGCGATCAAAAGAAATGATAGTAAAGGCAAAACATCTATTCAGACAAATCAGTCATTCAATGTTCTGGCACACAGAAAACAAAGTACTGTTAAAACCACAAGGAATAGGATAAATTCACCAATTCACTCAAAGTTGCAACTCAGAGAAAGTAAACCCACCATCCTAGTTATTGCAGGAGAGTCTAACAACAAATATTTGCCAAGAGAACCTTGTAAAAAAACTGCACATGAAGCCCCAACAGCAAGGGGGGTCTCTGAACCTTTTCAACACATGAAGTTGAGTGATGACAAGAAAGTAAGCAGTAACAGCCAAAACCAACTTCACAGAGATCGAAGAAGTGCAAAAGCATCCAAAAAGCCAGTAACAGGACCAGTACAGCGAACAAGGTCTGCTGTGGATTATGTCACTTACAATGACATGTTTCTGAAGATCAGTCAGGGAGATGAAGGTCCCGCAATCTACGAAATGTTTGCGACTCCGGTTTATGAAAATCTTAGAGTAGACAGTTCTGCAGAGAGAACCAGACAGGTCCATACAGCACTTCAAGTTAAAAGACAAACCAATGGAAAACTGAAGGGCCAAAAAACAGTGGAGGTTAACCGAAGGAAACAAGCTCAATCAGAGAGATCCAGTCGAGCTAAACACAGGCAACTCAAGCGGAGGGATAATGTTACCAAAGGGATAAAGAAAAACCCACTTTCTTCAGAGAATAAATGCCATGTCCTTGTAACTTCTACTTGTGGAGCAGTCCAGCAGAATATATCCGAAATGCACATCGAGGGAGATGGAAGGGAATTATCAAGTGCAGAGAGACAACGTACTTCCATGCTATCAGTGATTGAGGAAGTACTTTCCAACACTGTATCCAAAACAAGTCTCATAAAGGAAATAATACATCAAGAACAAACTCCAATTGATGCAGGTGCCAAGAGTGAACCTGAAATATCACATGAAACCAAATTGCCATCGCAGCCTCTTATCAATACCTGGACAAGTGACGGAACAGTCTCACCTGTGTACCACAGCTTTCTAGATGAGGTTGGCGATGGACCTCTCACAGATGACCTGCTGAGGTCTTTGGCAGAAGAGTTGATCTCACTCGAGAGAAGAGATGTTGAAACACTCAAGACTGAAAAGGAAGATAGCACAGAGTTCAAACATAACGTGCCTTCaagatttagcatttttttaaatgag GGTTCATCCTCAGGTGAACTGCATTACACTAATGGATCTTGCTCAGATGATGCCATCACATGGACAAAAGGAGAGGTTCTGGGTAAAGGAGCTTATGGAACA GTGTATTGTGGGCTAACCAGTCAAGGTCAGCTGATTGCAGTAAAACAAGTGGCACTTGATGCTTCAACTTCAGAGATGGCAGAAAAAGAGTACGAACGCCTGGAGAGAGAAGTGGATCTTCTTAAGACCCTTCATCACACTAACATTGTTGGTTTCTTGGGCACAGCTCTCTGTGAGAATGCTGTAAGCATCTTCATGGAGTATGTTCCAGGGGGCTCCATCTCAAACATTTTGAGCCGGTTTGGACCCTTGCCAGAGAAGGTCTTTGTTCTATACACTCGACAAATTCTGGAAGGTGTTGCCTATCTTCATGCTAACAGGGTCATCCATAGAGATCTGAAGGGGAACAACATTATGCTCATGCCCAACGGAGTGGTCAAGCTAATCGACTTTGGTTGTGCTCGCCGTCTTAGCTGTCTTCAGACTTCAACTGGAAGTAAGAGTGACCTTCTGAAGTCTGTGCATGGTACCCCATACTGGATGGCACCAGAGGTGATCAGTGAAACCGGTCATGGACGAAAATCAGACATCTGGAGCATTGGCTGCACTGTGTATGAAATGGCCACAGGAAAGCCACCCCTCGCTCACATGAACAAGATAGCAGCCCTCTTTTACATTGGGGCTCAAAAGGGCTTAATGCCATCTCTGACTGATGACTTCTCTACACATGCAAAGGGCTTTGTCAAGGCTTGCCTGACCAG AGATCCAAAGCAACGACCTTCAGCAGAGGAACTGTTAAGACATCCATTCATCTCTCATCACAGCCAAGCCTGCAATAGGCCAATGAACTGA